The following coding sequences lie in one Arachis ipaensis cultivar K30076 chromosome B05, Araip1.1, whole genome shotgun sequence genomic window:
- the LOC110272136 gene encoding uncharacterized protein LOC110272136 — translation MWCTTSYLVNLVASTSDTGAGAAANSERARSKSRNGDAAHDVLPRRSVVVDVGHWHKSRNDDAADDILFRLDLLASTSASPSPISVCFSVSSLRRHGSLISLTKPSWVVRTESNVKKKRRKKPDPHCVVCEGSGRVDCHQCCGKGTTNKVYLEMLPKGEWPKWCRTCGGSGLGYCSRCLRTGEYRYIMGFHFMNRDSELSFCTIIII, via the exons ATGTGGTGCACGACGTCCTACCTCGTCAATCTGGTGGCATCGACGTCAGACACTGGCGCAGGAGCGGCAGCAAACAGTGAGCGAGCGAGGAGTAAGAGCAGAAATGGTGACGCGGCGCACGATGTTCTCCCTCGCCGATCTGTTGTTGTTGACGTCGGACACTGGCACAAGAGCAGAAACGACGACGCGGCGGATGACATCCTCTTTCGCCTCGATCTGCTGGCGTCAAC TTCTGCATCTCCTTCTCCCATCTCCGTTTGTTTCTCTGTCTCCTCTCTCCGCCGCCATGGATCCCTAATTTCACTCACTAAGCCATCTTGGGTTGTGAGAACGGAGTCAAAtgttaagaagaagagaagaaagaagccgGATCCACATTGTGTAGTCTGTGAGGGGAGTGGACGAGTCGATTGCCACCAGTGTTGTGGGAAGGGAACGACAAACAAGGTTTATTTGGAAATGCTCCCGAAAGGCGAATGGCCAAAATGGTGTAGAACTTGTGGCGGAAGCGGTCTTGGTTACTGCTCCCGTTGCCTTCGTACCGGAGAATATAGGTATATTATGGGATTCCATTTCATGAACAGGGACAGTGAATTGAGTTTTtgcacaataataataatataa
- the LOC107642104 gene encoding transcription factor BEE 1-like, which translates to MMAHHQFTEDFQSMIMKPFLDIDPSMDLINQFIGLNTTTTTTTTHMNMCDNLFGSHHHHHHHQDDFQGNLEESFHQNHHHVNNNASSVVVPVISSSLLNYYPSENEEVHEGKKRKATTSGNSTPAASHHSESKIIKNNGCGGRGKRVKSNKTEEEEEKKQKEVVHVRARRGQATDSHSIAERVRRGKINEKLRCLQNIVPGCYKTMGMAVMLDEIINYVQSLQHQVEFLSLKLTAASTFYDFNSETDALETMQRAKASEAKELGKYGKEGHGGVSCYQPNWPLV; encoded by the exons ATGATGGCTCATCACCAATTCACAGAAGATTTTCAAAGCATGATCATGAAACCTTTCTTGGATATTGATCCAAGCATGGATCTCATCAACCAGTTCATAGGTTtgaacacaacaacaacaacaacaacaacacataTGAACATGTGTGACAACTTGTTTggatctcatcatcatcatcatcatcaccaagatGATTTTCAAGGAAACTTGGAAGAAAGTTTccatcaaaatcatcatcatgTCAACAACAATGCATCATCAGTAGTAGTCCCAgtaatttcttcttcccttctcaatTATTATCCATCAGAAAATGAAGAAGTCCATGAAGGTAAAAAGAGAAAAGCAACAACTTCAGGAAACTCAACTCCTGCAGCTTCTCATCATAGTGAAAGCAAGATTATTAAAAATAAT GGTTGTGG NGGAAGAGGTAAGAGAGTGAAGAGCAATAAaacagaagaagaagaggagaagaaacaAAAGGAAGTGGTTCATGTCAGAGCAAGAAGAGGTCAAGCCACTGATAGTCACAGCATAGCTGAAAGG GTTAGAAGAGGAAAAATCAATGAAAAATTAAGGTGCCTGCAAAACATTGTTCCAGGATGTTACAAG aCCATGGGCATGGCGGTTATGTTGGATGAAATCATAAACTATGTTCAATCCTTGCAACATCAAGTAGAG TTCCTTTCTTTGAAGCTCACAGCAGCAAGTACCTTTTATGACTTCAATTCAGAGACAGATGCTTTGGAAACAATGCAG AGAGCAAAGGCATCCGAGGCAAAAGAGTTAGGCAAGTATGGGAAAGAAGGGCATGGAGGAGTTTCTTGCTATCAACCAAATTGGCCTCTTGTTTGA